A region from the Hippopotamus amphibius kiboko isolate mHipAmp2 chromosome 15, mHipAmp2.hap2, whole genome shotgun sequence genome encodes:
- the ARRDC5 gene encoding arrestin domain-containing protein 5, translating to MSVVKSIELVLPKDAVYLAGSSIKGQVVLTLNSTLVDPIVKVELVGRGYVEWNEEIGASRDYSRDVICNNKADYVYKTKTFPVEDNWLSAGSHIFDFHFNLPPRLPSTFTSKIGQVLYFVQASCMGREHILAKKRMYLLVQGTSSNFHAENPLQNPLFVEAEKKISYNCCSQGTICLQIQMEKNTFAPGERVIFTTEINNQTSKCIKTVIFALYAHVQYEGFTPNAERRSRVDSSELLRQEANTQITPFNTTKIVSTFHLPPVLSVSGGTQDSEIMNTRYELVSTVHLPWSLSSVKVKVPIIITSAPADSDSCGLRDAGSVSQELESSESHAQTSKY from the exons ATGTCTGTGGTGAAGTCGATCGAATTAGTGCTGCCCAAGGATGCGGTCTACCTGGCCGGCTCCAGCATAAAAGGGCAGGTGGTTCTAACTCTGAATAGCACGCTGGTGGACCCCATTGTGAAGGTGGAGCTCGTGGGAAGAGGTTATGTGGAGTGGAATGAGGAGATTGGGGCATCCCGCGATTACAGTCGAGATGTTATTTGCAACAACAAGGCTGACTACGTGTACAAGACAAAGACATTCCCAGTGGAGG ATAATTGGTTAAGTGCAGGCAGCCAcatctttgacttccatttcaaCTTACCTCCCAGGCTCCCTTCTACCTTCACCAGCAAAATCGGCCAAGTCTTATACTTCGTGCAGGCCTCCTGCATGGGTCGCGAACACATTCTAGCCAAGAAGAGAATGTACTTGTTGGTTCAAGGGACTTCTTCGAATTTCCACGCAGAAAACCCATTGCAG AATCCTCTGTTCGTGGAGGCTGAGAAAAAGATCTCCTACAACTGCTGCAGCCAGGGCACCATCTGCCTGCAGATccagatggaaaaaaatacctTCGCGCCGGGGGAGAGGGTCATTTTCACCACGGAAATCAACAACCAGACCAGCAAGTGCATCAAGACGGTCATCTTCGCCCTCTACGCCCACGTGCAGTACGAGGGCTTCACGCCCAACGCGGAGCGGCGCTCCAGGGTGGACAGCAGCGAGCTGCTTCGGCAGGAGGCCAACACCCAGATCACACCCTTCAACACCACCAAGATCGTCAGCACTTTCCACCTCCCGCCGGTGCTGTCCGTGAGCGGCGGGACGCAGGACAGCGAGATCATGAACACCCGCTACGAGCTGGTCAGCACCGTCCACCTGCCCTGGTCCCTGAGTAGCGTCAAGGTCAAGGTGCCCATAATCATCACCAGCGCCCCCGCGGACTCGGACAGCTGCGGGCTGCGGGACGCGGGCAGCGTTTCCCAGGAGCTCGAATCGTCAGAATCACATGCCCAAACGTctaaatattaa